From Pseudomonas sp. B21-028, one genomic window encodes:
- a CDS encoding helix-turn-helix transcriptional regulator, with protein sequence MEHAPCISQIATLLADPKRSAMMWALMDGTARQAEELALLAGLSPSSASAHLGRLSAGGLLKVEARGRKRFFRLAAPEIGAAVEALASATLASAPRQIPDVFKRGVIANKAPSAPASLLRARLCDDHLGGTLAADLYQRLLDAGWIEQCEQRVIVTHKGASQLAGHGLFIQALAHRNARIACACPDWSERRPHLGGALGAALLQLFMQSGWLSLPNDSRALQVTVLGQQEIHRFARQDTLEMAL encoded by the coding sequence ATGGAACATGCACCTTGCATCAGCCAGATCGCCACGCTGCTGGCCGACCCCAAGCGCAGCGCAATGATGTGGGCCTTGATGGACGGCACGGCCCGGCAGGCCGAAGAGCTGGCCTTGTTGGCCGGGTTGTCGCCATCCTCGGCCAGCGCCCATCTGGGACGTCTGTCGGCCGGTGGCCTGTTGAAGGTGGAAGCCAGGGGGCGCAAGCGGTTTTTCCGCCTGGCCGCGCCGGAGATCGGCGCGGCTGTCGAAGCGCTGGCCAGCGCAACCCTGGCCAGCGCTCCACGGCAGATTCCGGATGTCTTCAAGCGCGGCGTCATAGCGAACAAGGCGCCGTCGGCCCCCGCCTCGCTGTTGCGAGCGCGACTGTGCGACGATCATCTTGGCGGCACCCTGGCGGCCGATCTGTACCAGCGCCTGCTGGATGCCGGATGGATCGAACAATGCGAGCAGCGGGTGATCGTCACCCACAAGGGCGCGAGCCAGCTGGCCGGGCATGGCCTGTTCATCCAGGCCCTGGCCCATCGCAATGCCCGCATCGCCTGCGCCTGCCCGGACTGGAGCGAACGCCGGCCGCATCTGGGGGGCGCGTTGGGGGCTGCGTTGCTGCAACTGTTCATGCAATCCGGCTGGCTGAGCCTGCCCAACGACTCGCGAGCCTTGCAGGTGACCGTGCTCGGCCAGCAGGAAATCCATCGGTTCGCCCGGCAGGACACGTTGGAAATGGCGCTCTAG
- a CDS encoding LysR family transcriptional regulator, with protein sequence MLRFDDLQLFVRAADLGSLSAAARVMDLSAAVASAALKRIEQHLGARLLARSTRSLRLTAEGESFLEYARAALGSLDEGRRLLTRGQDQVSGVLQLSAPSDLGRNLLLPWLDDFQREHPRLTVRLLLGDRIADLFKQPVDIALRYGEPEDSSLVALPVAADNRRVLCASPDYLARHGEPLQLEQLAQHNCLLYMLGTRVHDRWCFHDGKREVSLTVSGDRFSDDADVVRRWAVAGAGIAYKSWMDVSTDVLAGRLKILLPHLHCERAPLNLLCAHRAQLSKPVKLLREMLQARCGELTAQFPLSTPVGQ encoded by the coding sequence ATGCTTCGATTCGATGACCTGCAGCTGTTTGTCCGGGCGGCGGATCTGGGCAGTCTTTCTGCCGCTGCCAGGGTCATGGATCTGTCGGCGGCGGTGGCCAGTGCCGCGTTGAAACGCATCGAGCAGCACCTCGGTGCCCGCCTGCTGGCGCGCTCCACCCGCAGCCTGCGCCTGACCGCCGAGGGTGAAAGCTTTCTCGAATATGCCCGGGCGGCGTTGGGCAGCCTGGATGAAGGGCGACGACTGTTGACCCGCGGCCAGGACCAGGTCAGCGGTGTCTTGCAGTTATCCGCGCCGTCGGACCTGGGACGCAACCTGCTGTTGCCCTGGTTGGATGACTTCCAGCGCGAACACCCCAGGCTAACGGTGCGGCTGTTGTTGGGCGACCGCATTGCCGACCTGTTCAAGCAGCCGGTGGATATCGCGTTGCGTTACGGCGAACCGGAGGATTCAAGCCTGGTGGCCTTGCCGGTCGCGGCGGACAACCGTCGGGTGTTGTGTGCCTCGCCGGACTATCTGGCCCGTCATGGCGAACCCCTTCAGCTCGAGCAACTGGCTCAACACAATTGCCTGTTGTACATGCTCGGCACTCGGGTTCATGACCGCTGGTGCTTTCATGACGGCAAGCGGGAAGTGAGCCTTACCGTCAGCGGTGACCGCTTCAGTGACGATGCTGATGTGGTGCGGCGCTGGGCCGTGGCCGGTGCTGGCATTGCCTACAAATCGTGGATGGACGTTTCGACCGATGTGCTGGCCGGGCGTCTGAAGATCCTTCTGCCGCACCTGCACTGCGAGCGCGCGCCGCTCAATCTGCTGTGCGCTCATCGGGCGCAGTTGAGTAAGCCCGTCAAGCTGTTGCGGGAGATGCTCCAGGCCCGTTGTGGTGAATTGACCGCGCAATTTCCGCTCTCGACGCCAGTCGGCCAATAG